A stretch of Flavobacterium sp. N1994 DNA encodes these proteins:
- a CDS encoding DUF6048 family protein gives MKHISKYIFSIGLVLLSIASNAQEISTTQKDSIPVKKDTIPVKKERYGLRLGVDLFKLTRSFYEKEYRGLELVGDFRLTRRHYLAGEIGNENKTVVNPQLNFTTKGTYLKVGFDYNTYENWMNMENIISVGLRYGVSSFSQTLNSYQVYNSNHYFGESPTIVSGDTFEGLSAQWIEVVAGMKAEVFQNVFVGFSFRLNRLISQNRPNNFDNLYIPGFNRTYNGDFGVGFNYTVSYFIPLYKATVKAKAKKEKEKKKK, from the coding sequence ATGAAACACATATCAAAATATATTTTTAGTATTGGTCTTGTGTTGCTTTCCATCGCAAGTAATGCTCAAGAAATAAGTACCACTCAAAAAGACAGCATCCCCGTAAAAAAAGATACTATTCCAGTAAAAAAAGAACGGTATGGTTTGCGTTTAGGAGTTGATTTATTCAAACTGACCCGCTCGTTTTACGAAAAAGAATATCGTGGATTAGAGCTTGTTGGAGATTTTCGTTTAACAAGAAGACATTATTTAGCAGGCGAAATTGGTAACGAAAACAAAACAGTAGTCAATCCACAACTCAATTTTACTACGAAAGGGACCTATTTAAAAGTGGGGTTTGATTACAATACGTATGAGAATTGGATGAATATGGAAAACATTATATCCGTGGGTTTGCGTTATGGTGTGAGTAGTTTTAGTCAAACGTTAAACAGCTACCAAGTCTACAACTCTAATCATTATTTTGGGGAATCCCCTACCATAGTTTCAGGAGATACATTTGAAGGTTTGTCGGCGCAATGGATTGAAGTAGTGGCCGGAATGAAAGCCGAAGTGTTTCAAAACGTATTCGTAGGATTTAGTTTTAGATTGAATCGTTTAATTTCACAAAACCGACCAAACAACTTTGATAACTTATACATTCCGGGATTCAACAGAACGTACAATGGTGATTTTGGAGTTGGATTCAATTATACCGTTTCGTATTTTATTCCGTTATATAAAGCTACGGTAAAAGCCAAAGCCAAAAAAGAAAAGGAAAAAAAGAAAAAATAA
- a CDS encoding TlpA family protein disulfide reductase encodes MKKLLFAFVFCCSSFCAVAQTGYDITINLKNCTDTLAYLTYYQFDKTLVKDTCTSIKNGKIVFKGKKKLDKGIYSLVSQKKAIYFDFFIDDNTQKLELKTEASPNLAKELTALNSPLENDFFRYVQFINEKNTEFQTYKQSTKLLTKKDTLALNDKQKEVQKNIQAYEEKFLADHRGSYIGDVMNLKVEKLLKDIPKASNGRPDSTKVYSYYRKHYWDDVDFKDDATIRNPFFNTKVKNYFESIIPIHPDTVSVEIDKMMSKTKPGSIFYKLLLAHFTYSYETSKIMGFDKVFVHMSDTYFKSGKADGIYEDKDIVQKIIKRADKLKPLLLGAVAQDLFMIKAEDFSKLKAMGFEDAKNNEEMTAVYYKNVDQVNKMYVKLSDVKAEYTILVFWDVDCGHCQKEIPKLLEVYNDLIKEKKDIKVYSVYMQHEGEKYLKYIDEHKLPWINVYDGAHYNNAVEKYDVYSTPVIYILDKNKVIKAKRIESDQIKAIIKSIEMENKKTN; translated from the coding sequence ATGAAGAAATTACTCTTTGCATTCGTTTTTTGTTGCTCTTCATTTTGTGCTGTTGCCCAAACGGGTTACGATATTACCATTAATTTAAAAAACTGCACAGATACCTTAGCTTACCTTACCTATTATCAATTTGACAAGACATTAGTCAAAGATACTTGCACATCAATAAAGAATGGTAAAATAGTTTTTAAAGGAAAAAAGAAATTAGACAAAGGGATTTACTCATTGGTAAGTCAAAAAAAAGCCATCTATTTTGATTTCTTTATCGATGACAATACTCAGAAATTAGAATTAAAAACGGAAGCTAGCCCAAACCTTGCTAAAGAATTAACGGCACTAAATTCGCCATTAGAAAATGATTTTTTTAGGTATGTACAATTCATCAACGAAAAAAATACGGAATTTCAAACCTATAAACAGTCAACAAAACTGTTAACCAAGAAAGATACGCTTGCTTTAAACGACAAACAAAAGGAAGTACAAAAAAACATTCAGGCTTACGAAGAAAAATTTTTGGCTGACCACAGAGGCAGTTACATTGGAGATGTAATGAACTTGAAAGTAGAAAAATTGTTGAAAGACATCCCAAAAGCATCAAACGGAAGACCAGACAGTACTAAAGTTTACAGTTATTACAGAAAACATTACTGGGATGATGTTGATTTTAAAGATGATGCCACCATACGAAATCCTTTTTTTAATACTAAAGTAAAAAACTATTTTGAGTCGATTATACCAATACATCCCGACACTGTTAGTGTTGAGATAGACAAAATGATGAGTAAAACTAAGCCTGGAAGTATATTTTACAAACTTTTATTGGCTCATTTTACATACTCCTATGAAACCTCAAAAATAATGGGATTTGACAAGGTATTTGTTCACATGTCTGACACTTATTTTAAATCTGGAAAAGCAGATGGCATCTATGAAGATAAAGATATTGTTCAAAAAATCATCAAACGTGCTGATAAGCTAAAACCTCTTTTATTGGGTGCCGTTGCTCAAGATTTATTCATGATAAAAGCGGAAGATTTTAGCAAATTGAAAGCTATGGGATTTGAGGATGCTAAGAACAACGAAGAAATGACCGCTGTATATTATAAAAACGTAGATCAAGTCAATAAAATGTATGTCAAATTAAGCGATGTTAAAGCTGAATATACGATACTCGTTTTTTGGGATGTGGATTGTGGTCATTGTCAAAAGGAAATTCCAAAACTTCTAGAGGTATATAATGACTTAATAAAAGAGAAAAAAGATATTAAAGTCTATAGTGTTTATATGCAGCACGAAGGCGAAAAATACCTTAAATATATTGACGAGCATAAACTCCCTTGGATCAATGTTTACGATGGAGCGCATTATAATAACGCTGTAGAAAAATATGATGTTTACTCTACTCCTGTTATTTATATTTTAGATAAAAATAAAGTTATTAAAGCTAAACGTATCGAGTCTGATCAAATCAAAGCCATCATCAAAAGCATTGAAATGGAAAACAAAAAAACTAATTAA
- a CDS encoding tetratricopeptide repeat protein, with the protein MKTKVNLRLSLLFILFVTSLSFAQTAESFAKSGFDKALALDRVGAIEDYTKSLALKPNPDVYYKRAIAYMQTNQLAKSLADFNQIEEARKNDSDFFFERASCKALLKDHKNAILDFDRAATLKPDYGKVYLMRALSKLALKDKTGACADFQKAIDNKYDKAAAYLNSNCK; encoded by the coding sequence ATGAAAACTAAAGTTAACCTAAGATTATCCCTTTTATTCATATTGTTTGTAACCTCATTATCTTTTGCCCAAACGGCTGAATCATTCGCGAAAAGTGGTTTTGATAAAGCACTGGCTCTAGACAGAGTTGGAGCGATTGAAGATTACACCAAATCACTTGCCTTAAAACCAAACCCAGATGTCTATTACAAAAGAGCTATTGCTTATATGCAAACCAATCAGTTAGCTAAATCGCTTGCCGACTTTAATCAAATTGAAGAAGCTAGAAAAAACGATTCTGATTTTTTCTTCGAAAGAGCGAGTTGCAAAGCCTTATTAAAAGACCACAAAAATGCTATTCTTGATTTTGATAGAGCGGCTACACTTAAACCAGATTATGGAAAAGTTTATTTAATGCGTGCTTTATCTAAACTTGCTTTAAAAGACAAAACAGGTGCTTGTGCCGATTTTCAAAAAGCAATTGATAATAAATATGACAAGGCTGCAGCGTATTTGAATAGCAACTGCAAATAA
- a CDS encoding DUF6452 family protein, whose protein sequence is MKKILLLLLVSIAFSSCEKDDVCTEETTPRVVLEFYDITNNATLKNVVNLVVQADGAATPIVFNTALPVTDATRYLFNGNKLKLPLKIDDTTTKYSLILNSTSTTGGVNEDFLQFDYAHQNVYVSRACGYKTTFNLNNPGGVTNTDAATPDSFWIKDINIITYNITTENETHIKIYF, encoded by the coding sequence ATGAAAAAAATACTTTTACTGCTCTTAGTTTCCATTGCTTTCTCTAGTTGTGAGAAGGACGATGTTTGTACGGAGGAAACTACGCCACGAGTGGTGTTAGAATTCTATGATATCACCAACAATGCAACCTTGAAGAATGTGGTGAACTTAGTAGTTCAAGCAGATGGAGCAGCTACGCCTATTGTATTTAATACAGCGCTTCCAGTGACCGATGCTACCCGCTATCTTTTTAATGGAAATAAATTAAAACTCCCATTAAAAATAGATGACACTACTACCAAATACAGTTTGATTTTGAACAGTACTAGCACCACTGGAGGAGTTAATGAAGATTTTCTTCAGTTTGATTATGCCCATCAAAATGTCTATGTTTCAAGAGCTTGTGGTTACAAAACGACTTTTAATTTGAATAATCCTGGTGGAGTCACCAATACGGATGCAGCCACTCCAGATAGTTTTTGGATAAAAGACATCAACATCATTACCTATAACATTACCACCGAAAATGAAACACATATCAAAATATATTTTTAG
- a CDS encoding porin family protein, which yields MKNLFVTAMLLVFGLTMAQNSSPSKASKTPIKFGLKLGLNIANLTNTEDGSSSVSPRTGINLGGYLHYKVAEKWALQPELLYTTQGNIVQSNNVKVTYMLDYIAIPLMAKYYPAKGFNVEFGPQLSFIVSKKAKGESNGQSTTIDLDELFAASNLNAKVNTFDLGLNFGLGYELKNGINFSGRYTLGMLKVFKGADVVYSNGSEQVIKNSVFSFGMGFTFK from the coding sequence ATGAAAAATCTATTTGTAACCGCTATGTTGTTAGTGTTTGGCTTGACGATGGCACAAAATAGTAGCCCTTCAAAAGCAAGTAAAACTCCAATAAAATTTGGACTTAAACTAGGACTTAATATTGCCAATTTAACCAATACCGAAGACGGTTCTAGTAGTGTATCTCCTCGAACTGGAATTAACTTAGGCGGTTATTTACATTATAAAGTGGCTGAAAAATGGGCACTTCAACCCGAATTACTTTATACTACGCAAGGAAACATTGTACAAAGCAATAATGTCAAAGTAACTTATATGTTAGATTATATTGCCATCCCTTTAATGGCAAAATACTATCCAGCCAAAGGGTTTAATGTAGAATTTGGACCTCAATTATCTTTTATAGTGAGTAAAAAAGCCAAAGGAGAATCTAACGGACAAAGTACTACTATTGATCTTGATGAACTTTTTGCGGCTAGTAATCTTAATGCCAAAGTGAACACTTTTGATTTGGGCTTGAACTTTGGTTTGGGGTACGAATTAAAAAATGGCATCAACTTTAGCGGAAGATATACTTTAGGGATGCTAAAAGTATTTAAAGGGGCCGATGTAGTATATTCTAATGGAAGCGAACAAGTGATTAAAAACTCAGTTTTCTCTTTTGGAATGGGCTTTACTTTTAAATAA
- the rlmD gene encoding 23S rRNA (uracil(1939)-C(5))-methyltransferase RlmD: MGRKQTNKVIFENITVLDAGAKGVSVAKAPEGQVIFIPNVVPGDVVDVQTLKKRKSYFEGKAIKFHAYSENRIEPVCQHFGACGGCKWQNMKYEQQLFYKNQEVYNNLKRIGKIELPDFEPILGSEKQFFYRNKMEFGFSDTRWLNEKEIQSEDQSLSKKPALGFHIPRMWDKILDIEKCHLQEDPSNAIRNAIRQFATDNDMPFFNARNHEGLLRTLMIRTASTGEIMVLLQFFKEDKKQRELLLDYINTTFSQITSLQYVINGKANDTLYDQDIKLYKGRDYILEEMEGLQFSINAKSFYQTNSDQAYELYKITREFAGLTGNEVVYDLYTGTGTIAQFVSKKAKKVIGVEAVPEAIADAKENAKRNSITNCEFYVGDMKNVFNDDFIAQHGQPDVVITDPPRDGMHKDVVEQLLKIGAAKIVYVSCNSATQARDLALMDEHYKVTRVRPVDMFPQTHHVENVVLLEKR, encoded by the coding sequence ATGGGAAGAAAACAAACCAACAAAGTCATCTTTGAAAATATTACCGTTTTGGACGCTGGTGCCAAAGGTGTATCAGTAGCCAAAGCCCCTGAAGGGCAAGTTATTTTTATACCAAACGTCGTGCCTGGCGATGTGGTAGATGTGCAAACCTTAAAGAAAAGAAAGTCCTATTTTGAAGGCAAAGCGATAAAATTCCACGCCTATTCTGAAAACCGTATTGAACCCGTTTGCCAGCACTTTGGGGCTTGCGGTGGTTGCAAATGGCAGAATATGAAATACGAGCAACAGTTATTTTATAAGAATCAGGAAGTGTACAACAACTTGAAACGCATAGGTAAAATTGAGTTGCCCGACTTTGAACCTATTCTAGGTTCCGAGAAACAATTCTTTTACCGCAATAAAATGGAGTTTGGGTTTTCGGACACGCGTTGGTTAAACGAAAAAGAAATCCAATCCGAAGACCAATCGCTAAGCAAAAAGCCAGCCTTAGGGTTTCATATTCCAAGAATGTGGGATAAAATATTGGACATCGAGAAATGCCATTTACAAGAAGATCCTTCGAATGCTATTAGAAATGCCATAAGACAATTTGCAACGGATAACGACATGCCTTTTTTCAATGCGCGTAATCACGAAGGATTGTTGCGTACCTTGATGATTAGAACCGCTTCGACAGGAGAGATTATGGTGTTGCTTCAGTTTTTTAAAGAAGATAAAAAGCAACGCGAATTGTTGTTGGATTATATCAATACTACCTTCTCGCAAATTACTTCGCTACAATATGTTATCAACGGCAAAGCCAATGATACTTTGTACGACCAAGACATTAAATTGTACAAAGGAAGAGATTATATTTTGGAAGAAATGGAAGGGTTACAGTTTAGCATCAACGCTAAATCGTTTTACCAAACCAACTCGGATCAAGCGTATGAGTTATACAAAATCACTAGGGAGTTTGCCGGGTTAACGGGTAACGAAGTGGTTTATGATTTGTATACGGGAACCGGAACGATTGCGCAGTTTGTTTCGAAAAAAGCGAAAAAAGTAATTGGTGTAGAAGCCGTTCCAGAAGCGATTGCCGATGCCAAAGAAAATGCCAAACGCAACAGCATTACCAATTGTGAGTTCTATGTAGGCGATATGAAAAACGTGTTCAACGACGATTTCATAGCGCAACACGGTCAACCCGATGTAGTCATCACCGACCCACCAAGAGACGGCATGCACAAAGATGTGGTAGAACAATTGTTGAAAATTGGTGCGGCTAAAATTGTGTATGTGAGTTGTAATTCGGCCACACAAGCTAGAGACTTAGCCCTGATGGACGAACACTATAAAGTGACACGCGTGCGACCGGTAGATATGTTTCCGCAAACGCATCATGTAGAAAATGTTGTACTTTTGGAGAAAAGGTAA
- a CDS encoding CusA/CzcA family heavy metal efflux RND transporter, with protein sequence MLNKIIEFSVRNKLLVGLMVIALVGYGIYQTTKLPIDAVPDITNNQVQVITIAPSFGATDIERLITFPIEQANTNISGLKEIRSFSRFGLSLVTIVFDDDTDIYWARQQVAERLQKVQTEIPKGIGTPELGPVSTGLGEIYQYVVRPKKGYEKKYNETDLRTIQDWIVRRQLIGVKGVAEVSSFGGKLKQYEIAVNPNKLQSYGITIADVFTAVEKNNQNTGGSYIEKGATSLFIRSEGLIGTTEDIENIAIKTSSSGTPLFIRDVAEVKIGFATRYGALCYNDQGEVSGAVVMMLKGANSSDVIKSVKERVAQIQKTLPEGVVIEPFLDRTKMVNNAIGTVEHNLLEGALIVIFVLVLFLGNFRAGLLVASVIPLAMLFAIILMNTFGVSGNLMSLGALDFGLIVDGAVIIVEAVMHQLSHSKTFSKVEELSQSKMDKTVQSAASKMMNSAVFGQIIILIVYLPIFTLEGIEGKMFKPMAQTVAFALLGAFILSLTYIPMMSALFLSKKLKHQPNFSDRLMIWVEIKYQHALNKILGYPKMVISIVITLFILAIITLSFLGGEFIPALEEGDFAVDTRVLTGSNLTTTIESTQKAAHILKTQFPEVEKVVTKIGSGEVPTDPMPMEASDMMVIMKDKSEWKSAKTFDEMAEKMGKALEDVPGITAGFQYPVQMRFNELMTGARQDVVCKIFGENLDTLAVYAQKLGKIVSTVDGIQNLFVEPVTGMPQVVIDYNRNTIAQYHLSIDDINKVVNTAFAGQTTGLVFEGEKRFDLVVRLNTNQRKDLEDIQNLLIPTPQGTQIPLSQLATVSIKNGPNQIQREDAKRRIVVGFNVRGRDVQSIVNELQQKVEKQIKLPTGYYTTYGGAFENLNKAKQRLMIAVPVSLLLIFLLLFFAFNSVKQGLLIYSAIPLSAIGGIFFLALRGMPFSISAGVGFIALFGVAVLNGIVLISEFNQLKKEGMTDLHRIVLMGTKVRLRPVLMTAFVASLGFLPMAISNGAGAEVQRPLATVVIGGLLIATFLTLFVLPILYITFEKGITMKSINKGVTTIVLLLSLSIANAQTSNPIRLDKAIETALKNNSPIKNERLKAEYQKQVIKTAANLPATTITGDYGQINSYYNDNRIGIAQTFNFPTVYSRQKQLYTEEWKTATLKVTWKEAELKKEVTQLFYSLVYLSEKERLLQRSDSLFNVFAQKATLRFKKGESNILEKTTAETQQGTIQSQLVQLQQEKAVLQSKFQLILNSESEVIPAADQLKLSFNTSIDSTMLANHPTVQVLEQQKKVSSANTKAERSKLMPSITFGYNSATITGTGADNVLYDKSTRFQSAQFGLGIPLFGGAQRAKIKASKIAETIADNELQKGKLELQQQFLNAQSQYQKSQERLSYYEKTALPNAKIISTTANKQFYNGEINYLDWVMLIHQSIAIQNDYINTVNQYNDAVIQLNYLTSKN encoded by the coding sequence ATGCTAAATAAAATTATCGAGTTTTCCGTTAGGAATAAACTCCTCGTTGGGCTTATGGTTATTGCCCTTGTAGGGTATGGTATCTACCAAACTACTAAACTACCTATTGATGCGGTACCTGATATTACGAATAATCAAGTACAAGTTATCACTATCGCACCTTCCTTTGGTGCCACTGATATTGAACGCCTTATCACTTTTCCCATAGAACAAGCCAATACTAATATTTCTGGATTAAAAGAAATTAGAAGCTTTTCCCGCTTTGGATTATCCTTAGTTACTATTGTATTTGATGATGATACCGATATTTATTGGGCACGTCAACAAGTAGCGGAGCGTCTGCAAAAAGTACAAACCGAAATTCCAAAAGGCATTGGCACACCTGAATTGGGGCCAGTATCAACGGGCCTTGGTGAAATATACCAATATGTAGTGCGACCTAAAAAAGGATACGAAAAAAAATACAACGAAACCGATTTACGCACCATACAAGATTGGATTGTCAGAAGACAATTAATCGGGGTAAAAGGAGTAGCTGAAGTAAGTAGTTTTGGAGGGAAATTAAAGCAATATGAAATTGCGGTCAACCCCAACAAACTGCAGTCGTATGGTATCACTATTGCCGATGTATTTACAGCGGTTGAAAAAAACAATCAAAACACAGGTGGATCTTATATCGAAAAAGGAGCCACTTCCCTATTCATTCGTAGTGAAGGACTTATCGGAACTACAGAAGATATTGAAAATATTGCTATTAAAACTAGTTCTTCTGGCACACCTCTTTTTATAAGAGATGTTGCTGAGGTAAAAATTGGTTTTGCTACTAGGTATGGCGCCCTATGTTATAATGATCAAGGGGAAGTTTCTGGAGCAGTAGTGATGATGCTGAAAGGAGCTAATAGTAGTGATGTGATTAAAAGTGTTAAAGAAAGAGTAGCTCAAATTCAAAAAACTTTACCAGAAGGTGTTGTCATTGAACCTTTCTTAGATAGAACCAAAATGGTCAATAATGCCATTGGAACTGTAGAGCATAACTTACTCGAAGGGGCACTAATTGTGATTTTTGTTTTAGTGTTATTCCTTGGAAATTTTAGAGCTGGATTATTAGTGGCTTCAGTAATTCCATTGGCAATGCTGTTCGCCATTATCTTAATGAACACTTTCGGTGTGAGCGGTAACTTAATGAGCTTAGGTGCCTTAGACTTTGGGTTAATAGTAGATGGTGCCGTCATTATTGTGGAAGCGGTTATGCATCAATTATCCCATAGTAAAACCTTCAGTAAAGTAGAAGAACTTTCTCAAAGCAAAATGGATAAAACGGTACAAAGCGCTGCAAGTAAAATGATGAATAGCGCTGTATTTGGCCAAATAATAATACTAATTGTTTACCTACCCATATTTACATTAGAAGGTATAGAAGGCAAAATGTTCAAACCCATGGCACAAACTGTTGCCTTTGCTTTACTGGGTGCCTTTATTTTATCATTGACCTATATCCCTATGATGAGTGCTTTATTTTTGAGTAAGAAATTAAAACACCAACCTAATTTTTCTGATCGTTTAATGATATGGGTGGAAATAAAATACCAACACGCTTTAAACAAAATTTTAGGATATCCAAAAATGGTGATTTCAATAGTTATTACCCTTTTTATATTGGCTATAATTACATTAAGTTTCTTGGGAGGTGAATTTATTCCTGCCTTGGAAGAAGGCGATTTTGCAGTAGATACTCGAGTCCTAACGGGTAGTAATTTAACCACTACTATCGAAAGTACACAAAAAGCAGCCCACATCTTAAAAACCCAATTTCCAGAGGTGGAAAAAGTAGTGACTAAAATTGGTAGCGGTGAAGTCCCTACTGACCCAATGCCCATGGAAGCCAGCGATATGATGGTCATAATGAAAGATAAAAGCGAATGGAAATCGGCCAAAACATTTGATGAAATGGCTGAAAAAATGGGAAAAGCATTAGAAGATGTACCTGGAATTACGGCTGGATTTCAGTATCCCGTTCAAATGCGTTTTAATGAATTAATGACGGGTGCCCGACAAGATGTAGTTTGTAAAATCTTTGGAGAAAACTTAGATACTCTTGCGGTATATGCGCAAAAATTAGGCAAAATCGTTAGTACGGTTGACGGCATACAAAACCTATTTGTTGAACCTGTAACTGGTATGCCACAAGTAGTCATTGACTATAACCGAAATACCATTGCGCAATATCATTTAAGTATTGATGACATCAACAAAGTGGTAAATACAGCGTTTGCTGGTCAAACCACAGGATTAGTCTTTGAAGGAGAAAAACGATTTGATTTGGTTGTCCGACTCAATACCAATCAACGCAAAGATTTAGAAGACATTCAAAATTTATTAATTCCGACACCACAAGGAACTCAAATTCCGTTATCGCAATTGGCTACAGTAAGCATTAAAAATGGTCCAAACCAAATTCAACGAGAAGATGCGAAACGCCGAATTGTAGTAGGTTTTAACGTAAGAGGTCGTGATGTACAAAGTATTGTAAACGAGTTACAGCAAAAAGTAGAAAAACAAATCAAATTGCCAACAGGATATTACACCACTTATGGCGGTGCTTTTGAGAATTTAAATAAGGCAAAACAAAGGCTAATGATTGCAGTACCAGTTTCGCTATTGCTAATTTTCTTGTTGTTGTTCTTTGCGTTTAATTCTGTGAAACAAGGGTTGTTAATTTATTCCGCTATACCGCTTTCTGCTATAGGGGGGATTTTCTTTTTAGCGCTTCGAGGCATGCCTTTCAGTATAAGTGCTGGAGTAGGTTTTATTGCGCTTTTTGGAGTAGCCGTATTAAATGGTATTGTATTGATATCCGAATTTAACCAATTAAAAAAAGAAGGGATGACCGATTTACATCGTATCGTTTTAATGGGTACTAAAGTCCGTTTACGCCCCGTATTGATGACTGCTTTTGTAGCCTCCTTAGGGTTTTTACCGATGGCCATCAGTAATGGAGCTGGTGCAGAAGTACAACGTCCTTTAGCTACGGTTGTTATTGGTGGGTTATTAATTGCGACCTTCTTAACCCTTTTTGTCCTTCCTATATTATACATCACTTTCGAAAAAGGTATTACAATGAAATCAATCAACAAAGGAGTTACAACAATTGTCCTACTCCTATCGCTATCTATAGCTAATGCACAAACAAGTAATCCAATTCGTTTGGACAAAGCCATTGAAACAGCGCTTAAAAACAATTCCCCGATTAAGAATGAACGCTTGAAAGCCGAGTACCAAAAGCAAGTAATTAAAACGGCAGCCAATTTACCTGCTACTACAATTACTGGTGATTACGGTCAGATTAATAGTTATTATAATGATAACCGAATTGGAATAGCGCAAACGTTTAATTTTCCAACGGTTTACAGTCGACAAAAACAACTCTACACAGAGGAATGGAAAACAGCCACTTTAAAAGTAACCTGGAAAGAAGCTGAGTTGAAAAAAGAAGTTACCCAACTTTTTTATTCATTAGTTTATTTATCTGAAAAAGAACGTTTGTTGCAAAGAAGCGATAGTCTTTTCAATGTTTTTGCACAAAAAGCCACGCTTCGTTTTAAAAAAGGAGAAAGCAATATTTTAGAAAAAACTACAGCCGAAACTCAGCAAGGGACAATCCAATCACAGTTGGTGCAACTGCAACAAGAAAAAGCGGTTTTACAAAGTAAGTTTCAATTGATTTTAAATTCAGAAAGCGAAGTGATTCCAGCTGCTGACCAATTAAAGTTGTCTTTCAACACTAGTATTGATAGCACAATGCTGGCCAACCATCCAACGGTACAAGTTTTAGAACAACAAAAGAAAGTAAGCTCAGCCAATACTAAAGCGGAGCGTTCTAAACTTATGCCAAGCATTACCTTTGGCTACAATAGCGCTACCATAACAGGAACTGGTGCTGATAATGTGTTGTATGATAAATCCACCCGATTCCAATCGGCTCAATTTGGACTAGGTATTCCATTATTTGGCGGGGCACAAAGAGCTAAAATTAAAGCTTCTAAAATAGCCGAAACTATAGCTGACAATGAACTTCAAAAAGGAAAACTGGAATTACAACAGCAGTTTTTAAACGCGCAATCTCAGTATCAGAAAAGTCAAGAGCGACTAAGTTATTATGAAAAGACAGCTTTGCCCAATGCTAAAATCATCAGCACTACGGCTAACAAACAATTCTATAACGGTGAAATCAATTATTTAGATTGGGTGATGCTAATTCATCAAAGTATAGCGATTCAAAACGATTACATCAATACGGTAAATCAGTATAATGATGCCGTAATCCAACTCAACTACCTAACTTCAAAAAATTAA